A section of the Leptotrichia buccalis C-1013-b genome encodes:
- a CDS encoding tetratricopeptide repeat protein — translation MKKRLIFVAILVNLIFGVQGFSEVTSKNSDKVIEKVIEEYDKGNKQKAMSMLKENILKNPSNLELKVFLGMMYEDMGKKKEAEKELNEAVALQKKYPFIGDDGKKYDIRLIIGNLYASGKEYEKALKWYKEIDDKYMKDVIGLKEYMIGVSNYALKNPEEAKKYFLKSYINDKEGDSEDFLGQIYYEEGNHKEALKWYLKSVEKGNTDTYPNLGIFYINLNDNAKALQWFRKALEEAKKSKDAEKIKDIQETIKYIESGN, via the coding sequence ATGAAAAAAAGACTAATTTTTGTAGCAATTTTGGTTAATTTAATTTTTGGAGTGCAAGGATTTTCAGAAGTAACTTCAAAGAACTCTGATAAAGTAATAGAAAAAGTAATTGAAGAATACGATAAGGGAAACAAGCAGAAAGCAATGTCAATGTTAAAGGAAAATATATTAAAAAATCCTTCAAATCTTGAATTAAAAGTTTTTTTGGGAATGATGTATGAAGATATGGGTAAAAAGAAGGAAGCTGAAAAAGAGTTAAATGAAGCAGTAGCATTACAAAAAAAATATCCTTTTATAGGAGATGATGGGAAAAAATACGATATAAGATTAATAATTGGAAATCTTTATGCATCTGGAAAAGAATATGAAAAAGCATTAAAATGGTATAAAGAAATTGATGATAAATATATGAAGGATGTGATTGGATTAAAAGAATACATGATAGGCGTTTCAAATTATGCATTAAAAAATCCTGAAGAAGCAAAAAAATATTTTTTAAAATCATATATTAATGATAAAGAAGGAGATTCAGAAGACTTTTTAGGACAAATTTATTATGAAGAGGGAAATCATAAGGAAGCTTTGAAGTGGTATTTAAAGTCAGTTGAAAAAGGAAATACAGATACATACCCGAACTTAGGAATTTTTTATATTAACTTAAATGATAATGCAAAAGCTTTGCAATGGTTCAGAAAAGCATTGGAAGAGGCAAAAAAATCAAAAGATGCTGAAAAAATTAAGGATATACAGGAAACCATCAAATATATTGAAAGTGGAAATTAA
- a CDS encoding class I SAM-dependent methyltransferase → MSVSQHWEKEKYEKNARFVSVYGEDLIEWLNPQKDEYILDLGCGDGVLTKKITEYGCKVLGLDGSQKFVEATRKIGVEAVQGDAQNMKFENEFDAIFSNAALHWMTNPEKVMEGVSRALKKGGRFVAETGCKGNVGKIENAIFETVEKHNLKAKKCWFFPTPEEKTKLLEKYGLKVKRMISFPRPTLLPTGIKGWLQTFSAPILVNIPVELHEKLIDEITEKLENELEKNENGQILADYIRLRFEAVKE, encoded by the coding sequence ATGAGTGTAAGTCAGCATTGGGAAAAGGAAAAATATGAGAAAAATGCACGTTTTGTATCAGTTTACGGAGAAGATTTGATTGAATGGCTAAATCCTCAAAAAGATGAGTATATCTTGGATTTGGGCTGTGGAGATGGAGTATTAACTAAGAAAATTACCGAATATGGGTGCAAAGTTTTAGGGCTTGATGGAAGTCAGAAATTTGTTGAGGCGACAAGAAAAATTGGAGTTGAGGCAGTGCAGGGAGATGCACAGAATATGAAGTTTGAAAATGAGTTTGATGCGATTTTTTCCAATGCGGCGTTACATTGGATGACTAATCCCGAGAAAGTAATGGAAGGAGTATCTAGAGCCTTGAAAAAAGGCGGACGTTTTGTAGCCGAGACGGGCTGTAAAGGAAATGTGGGAAAAATAGAAAATGCTATTTTTGAAACTGTAGAAAAACATAACTTGAAAGCTAAGAAATGCTGGTTTTTTCCAACTCCGGAAGAAAAAACGAAATTACTTGAAAAATATGGATTGAAAGTAAAAAGAATGATAAGCTTTCCCCGTCCTACTTTGCTTCCAACTGGAATAAAGGGATGGCTTCAAACTTTTTCAGCACCTATTCTTGTGAATATTCCTGTTGAATTACACGAAAAATTGATAGATGAAATAACAGAAAAATTAGAAAATGAACTTGAAAAAAATGAGAATGGACAAATTCTGGCAGATTATATTAGATTGAGATTTGAGGCTGTGAAAGAATAG
- the ilvA gene encoding threonine ammonia-lyase has translation MHKLYDFMEARERLNTVITKTKLIHSSVFSKETGNDVYIKPENLQRTGSFKLRGAYNKIAKLTEEEKRKGVIASSAGNHAQGVALAAQKLGIKAVIVMPKYTPLIKVEATRQYGAEVILAGEEYDDAYNYARELQEKEGYVFIHPFNDDDVVEGQGTIALEVLEELPDADIILVPLGGGGLISGIALAAKLKNPVIKIIGVEPEGAASAIAALKNGEVVELPETNTIADGTAVRKIGELNFDYIKNYVDDIITISDYELMESFLLLVEKHKIVAENAGVLSVAALRKINEKGKKIVSILSGGNIDVLTISSMINKGLIVRGRIFRFSVNLPDKPGQLVAVSQILSEQNANVIRLEHNQFKNLNRFHDVELQVTVETNGEEHIKRIIEKFNEKGYVIERLNSQEIE, from the coding sequence TTGCATAAACTTTATGATTTTATGGAAGCAAGAGAAAGATTAAATACTGTGATTACTAAGACTAAATTGATTCACAGTTCAGTATTCTCGAAAGAAACTGGAAATGATGTTTATATTAAGCCTGAAAATTTACAACGAACAGGTTCGTTTAAACTTAGGGGAGCATATAACAAGATTGCAAAATTGACGGAAGAGGAGAAGAGAAAGGGAGTTATTGCTTCATCAGCAGGGAATCATGCTCAAGGTGTGGCTCTTGCGGCTCAGAAACTGGGAATTAAGGCAGTTATTGTAATGCCTAAGTATACACCGCTTATAAAAGTGGAAGCGACTCGTCAGTATGGTGCTGAGGTTATTTTGGCAGGAGAAGAATATGATGATGCCTATAATTATGCGAGAGAACTACAGGAAAAGGAAGGGTATGTGTTTATTCACCCGTTTAATGATGACGATGTCGTGGAAGGCCAGGGAACGATTGCGCTTGAAGTGTTAGAAGAATTACCTGATGCTGATATAATTCTTGTGCCACTTGGAGGAGGAGGGCTTATTTCGGGAATTGCACTTGCAGCAAAACTGAAAAACCCTGTGATAAAAATAATTGGTGTAGAGCCAGAAGGAGCGGCTTCGGCAATTGCAGCTCTAAAAAATGGGGAAGTTGTAGAACTGCCTGAAACTAATACGATTGCTGATGGGACGGCAGTTAGAAAAATTGGGGAACTGAATTTTGATTATATAAAAAATTATGTGGACGATATAATTACAATTTCAGATTATGAACTTATGGAATCTTTTCTTTTGCTAGTTGAAAAACATAAAATTGTTGCCGAAAATGCAGGAGTCTTGTCGGTTGCGGCACTTAGAAAGATTAATGAAAAAGGCAAAAAAATTGTTTCAATTTTGAGTGGAGGGAATATTGATGTGCTAACTATTTCTTCTATGATAAATAAAGGGCTTATTGTAAGAGGAAGAATATTTAGATTTTCAGTGAATTTGCCTGATAAACCAGGACAATTGGTTGCAGTTTCGCAAATTCTGTCTGAACAAAATGCAAATGTTATAAGACTTGAACATAATCAGTTTAAAAATCTTAACAGATTTCACGATGTAGAACTTCAAGTTACTGTTGAAACAAATGGAGAAGAGCATATTAAGAGAATTATTGAAAAATTTAATGAAAAAGGGTATGTAATTGAAAGATTAAACTCTCAGGAAATAGAATAA
- a CDS encoding tetratricopeptide repeat protein — protein MKKKLILLLLIANLGLGVQSFAITQDELNAQVDEAALNRDIRKLLSLAGKYPNDKILLITIGWFYANEGNSSEAKKWYLKAIESGSSLAYFYLGRAYVESEEYKKGLDCLLEYNKILKEILIENPYYMDYVPEYYYWTAEAYYGLGDYKNAKNWYLLAIDYIKQDNYFFGHPEQGLGIVSRDEKNYKEAEKWFLASIRKGFLRSYYSLSLLYEEINDIEALKKSVREGIVKARNAGNIELVKDLEKRLREAAK, from the coding sequence ATGAAAAAAAAATTAATTTTACTGCTATTAATTGCAAACTTAGGATTAGGAGTTCAAAGCTTTGCGATAACACAAGACGAGTTAAATGCACAGGTAGATGAAGCAGCTCTTAATAGGGATATAAGAAAATTATTGTCTCTTGCAGGGAAATATCCAAATGATAAGATTCTTTTAATTACGATAGGATGGTTTTATGCAAATGAGGGAAATTCTTCAGAAGCTAAAAAATGGTATTTAAAAGCTATAGAAAGTGGAAGTTCTCTAGCATATTTTTATCTAGGAAGGGCTTATGTTGAAAGTGAAGAATATAAAAAAGGATTAGATTGTCTTCTGGAATATAATAAAATATTAAAGGAAATATTAATAGAAAATCCATATTATATGGATTATGTTCCTGAGTATTATTACTGGACTGCAGAAGCATATTATGGATTGGGAGATTATAAAAATGCAAAAAACTGGTACTTACTAGCAATAGACTATATTAAGCAAGATAATTATTTTTTTGGTCATCCAGAACAAGGATTAGGGATTGTATCTAGGGACGAAAAAAATTATAAAGAAGCAGAAAAGTGGTTTTTAGCAAGTATTAGAAAAGGATTTTTGCGATCATACTACAGTTTATCACTTCTATATGAGGAAATAAACGATATAGAAGCTTTAAAAAAATCGGTAAGAGAAGGAATAGTAAAAGCTAGAAACGCAGGCAATATAGAATTGGTGAAAGATTTAGAGAAAAGATTACGAGAGGCGGCTAAATAA
- the ilvN gene encoding acetolactate synthase small subunit, which yields MNKEHEILIITKNTNGIVARIMSLFNRRGYSVNKMTAGVTNKPGYARLTLTVDGDDKALNQIQKQVYKIVDVVKVKIFPAEGVIRRELMLIKVKSDAQTRAQIVQIADIYRGKVLDVAPNSLVVELTGNVKKLRGFVEMMKSYGILEIAKTGVVAMSRGEKM from the coding sequence ATGAATAAAGAGCATGAAATATTGATAATTACCAAAAATACAAATGGAATTGTAGCAAGAATAATGTCCCTTTTCAACAGAAGAGGATATTCAGTAAATAAAATGACTGCTGGAGTTACAAATAAACCAGGTTACGCAAGACTAACACTTACTGTAGATGGAGATGACAAAGCATTAAATCAGATTCAAAAACAAGTTTATAAAATAGTTGATGTTGTAAAAGTAAAGATTTTCCCAGCAGAAGGCGTTATAAGACGTGAACTTATGCTTATAAAAGTAAAATCTGACGCTCAAACTAGAGCTCAAATCGTTCAAATTGCGGATATTTATCGTGGAAAAGTACTAGATGTGGCACCGAACTCGCTTGTGGTAGAACTTACAGGAAATGTAAAAAAATTACGTGGATTTGTGGAAATGATGAAAAGTTACGGAATACTGGAAATTGCCAAAACAGGGGTTGTAGCAATGAGCCGTGGAGAAAAAATGTAA
- the ilvB gene encoding biosynthetic-type acetolactate synthase large subunit, whose amino-acid sequence MSSEMINGARILLECLHRVGVTDIFGYPGGAVIPIYDEIYSFDKIKHYFARHEQGAVHAADGYARVSGKVGVCLATSGPGATNLVTGIMTAHMDSIPLLAITGQVRSNLLGRDAFQETDIVGITVPITKVNYLVQSIKDIPKIIKEAYFIASTGRPGPVLVDIPNDIQQQEISYEEFNRLFDKEVKLEGYDPTYVGHPVQIKRALSLIKKAKKPLIIAGAGVIKSGASKELLELVNKTDMPVATTLLGLGGFPENHELSLGMLGMHGTVPANFATDEADLVIAAGIRFDDRIAGNPSKFCEHAKIIHIDIDPAEIDKNKKVDVPIVGDLKNVLAEINKELEPKKHTEWTDKVKEWKNEYPLAHRNVGEDKLLPQEVLKAVNDILDGDAIVVTDVGQHQMWAAQYLTFKNPDTIVTSGGAGTMGFGVPAAMGAQVGAKDKKVVLIVGDGGFQMTLEEIMMIRQYNLPVKIVLINNSFLGMVRQWQELFKDRRYSFVELECNPDFVKIAEAYGIKSERLKTKEDLKNRLKDLILSDEGAIIDCIVEKEENVFPMIPAGKTVSQMIGKKGVLENE is encoded by the coding sequence ATGAGTAGCGAAATGATAAATGGTGCGAGAATATTACTGGAATGTTTGCACAGAGTAGGAGTGACTGATATATTTGGGTATCCCGGTGGAGCGGTAATACCTATTTATGATGAAATTTACAGCTTTGACAAGATTAAACATTATTTTGCAAGACATGAGCAAGGAGCGGTGCATGCAGCGGATGGATATGCGAGAGTTTCTGGAAAAGTGGGAGTTTGTCTTGCAACTTCCGGCCCTGGTGCAACTAATTTGGTTACAGGAATTATGACTGCGCATATGGATTCTATACCATTGTTGGCAATAACTGGGCAGGTAAGAAGCAACTTGCTTGGTAGGGATGCTTTTCAGGAAACTGACATTGTAGGAATTACAGTGCCGATAACAAAAGTAAATTATCTTGTGCAAAGCATAAAAGACATTCCAAAAATAATAAAAGAGGCTTATTTCATAGCTTCTACTGGAAGACCAGGACCTGTATTAGTAGATATTCCTAACGATATTCAACAGCAGGAAATATCTTATGAAGAATTTAACAGATTATTTGATAAAGAAGTGAAACTGGAAGGATATGACCCGACTTATGTAGGACATCCTGTACAGATAAAAAGAGCTTTATCATTGATAAAGAAAGCTAAAAAACCGTTAATTATTGCAGGAGCAGGAGTTATAAAATCAGGAGCTTCAAAAGAACTTCTGGAATTGGTAAATAAAACAGATATGCCTGTTGCAACAACCCTTTTGGGACTTGGAGGATTTCCTGAAAATCATGAATTGTCGCTTGGAATGCTTGGAATGCACGGGACTGTTCCGGCAAATTTTGCCACAGATGAGGCTGATTTAGTAATTGCGGCAGGAATAAGATTTGATGACAGAATAGCTGGAAATCCGAGTAAATTTTGTGAACATGCAAAAATAATACATATAGACATTGACCCAGCTGAAATTGATAAAAATAAAAAAGTTGATGTGCCGATAGTTGGAGATTTAAAAAATGTGCTTGCTGAAATAAATAAGGAACTTGAGCCTAAGAAACATACAGAATGGACAGATAAAGTGAAAGAATGGAAAAATGAATATCCATTGGCACATAGAAATGTTGGAGAAGACAAATTGCTTCCACAGGAAGTTTTAAAGGCAGTTAATGATATTCTTGATGGAGATGCAATAGTTGTAACAGATGTTGGACAGCATCAAATGTGGGCTGCACAATACTTAACTTTTAAAAATCCTGATACAATTGTAACATCTGGTGGAGCTGGAACAATGGGATTTGGAGTACCTGCGGCTATGGGAGCGCAAGTTGGAGCAAAAGATAAAAAAGTTGTGCTAATTGTTGGAGATGGCGGTTTCCAAATGACGCTGGAAGAAATAATGATGATTAGACAATATAATTTGCCAGTAAAAATAGTTCTTATAAACAATTCATTCTTGGGAATGGTAAGACAATGGCAAGAATTGTTTAAGGATAGAAGATATTCTTTTGTTGAGTTGGAATGTAATCCTGATTTTGTGAAAATTGCAGAAGCTTATGGAATAAAATCTGAAAGATTGAAAACAAAAGAAGACTTGAAAAATAGATTAAAAGACTTAATTTTATCAGATGAAGGTGCGATAATAGACTGTATTGTTGAAAAAGAAGAAAATGTTTTCCCAATGATACCTGCAGGAAAAACTGTAAGTCAAATGATAGGTAAGAAAGGAGTATTAGAAAATGAATAA
- a CDS encoding aspartate/glutamate racemase family protein has translation MKTIGLIGGMSWESTVTYYKIINETIKEKLGGLHSAKCILYSVDFQEIEECQANGNWEKSGEILGEAANNLEKAGADFIVICTNTMHKVVNQIKEKISIPILHIAEMTAEKILEKGLKNIALLGTKYTMEQDFYKSKLIEKGINVIIPDKNDIEIINKIIYDELCLGIINSNSKKKFLEIVDKLKNKGAEGIILGCTEIGLLIKNADTDVPLFDTAIIHAEQAAIYSIK, from the coding sequence TTGAAAACAATAGGACTAATAGGAGGAATGAGCTGGGAAAGCACAGTAACTTATTATAAAATAATAAATGAAACAATTAAAGAAAAACTAGGAGGATTACATTCAGCTAAATGTATATTATATAGCGTTGATTTTCAGGAAATAGAAGAATGTCAGGCAAATGGCAACTGGGAAAAAAGTGGAGAAATCTTGGGAGAAGCTGCTAATAATCTTGAAAAAGCAGGAGCAGATTTCATAGTTATTTGCACAAATACAATGCACAAGGTTGTTAACCAAATTAAAGAAAAAATCTCCATTCCAATATTGCATATTGCTGAAATGACAGCAGAGAAAATATTAGAAAAAGGATTAAAAAATATAGCATTGCTTGGAACAAAATATACAATGGAACAGGATTTTTACAAATCAAAACTTATTGAAAAGGGTATAAATGTTATAATACCTGATAAAAATGATATAGAAATTATAAATAAAATAATATATGACGAACTTTGTCTTGGAATTATAAATTCTAATTCAAAAAAGAAATTTTTAGAAATTGTTGATAAGCTAAAAAACAAAGGTGCAGAAGGAATAATATTAGGCTGTACTGAAATAGGGCTTCTTATAAAAAATGCGGATACTGATGTTCCATTATTTGATACAGCGATTATTCATGCAGAGCAGGCAGCAATTTATTCTATAAAATAA
- a CDS encoding tetratricopeptide repeat protein: protein MKRYLILLLLMANLGLGVQSFAVMTKDERIKLEDQIDEAYEKEDEEKLLLLITKYVKEFPNNAEYLNRLGVLYDNKENYLEAEKWYLKAIEKGNYNAISNLAYVYFEKGEYEKAIKYYKEYQKIADNTDNYYWIAAAYDELEDYKTAKEWFLKSIKFDKDGYSEERLGIIYAKEGNQKEALKWYSAAIEKGNLWAYESLAALYISMGDYKTADKWVRKGLEMAKKTNDTELQEELQETLDNIQELR, encoded by the coding sequence ATGAAAAGATATTTAATTTTACTATTATTAATGGCAAACTTAGGGCTAGGAGTTCAAAGTTTTGCAGTGATGACAAAAGATGAAAGAATAAAATTAGAAGATCAGATAGATGAAGCATATGAAAAAGAGGATGAAGAAAAATTACTTCTCTTAATTACAAAATATGTAAAAGAATTTCCAAATAATGCTGAATATTTAAACAGATTAGGAGTTCTGTATGATAACAAAGAAAATTATTTAGAAGCTGAAAAATGGTATTTAAAAGCTATAGAAAAAGGAAATTACAATGCAATCTCAAATTTAGCATACGTTTATTTTGAAAAAGGAGAATACGAAAAAGCAATAAAATATTATAAGGAATATCAAAAAATAGCAGATAATACTGATAATTATTATTGGATTGCAGCAGCATATGATGAATTGGAAGATTATAAAACTGCAAAAGAATGGTTTTTAAAATCAATAAAATTTGATAAAGATGGTTATTCAGAAGAGAGATTAGGAATAATTTATGCTAAAGAAGGAAATCAGAAAGAAGCATTAAAATGGTATTCAGCAGCTATTGAAAAAGGAAACTTGTGGGCATACGAAAGTTTAGCAGCTTTATACATTAGTATGGGAGATTATAAAACTGCAGACAAATGGGTAAGAAAAGGATTAGAAATGGCTAAAAAAACAAATGATACGGAATTGCAGGAAGAATTGCAAGAAACGCTTGATAATATTCAGGAATTAAGATAG
- the ilvD gene encoding dihydroxy-acid dehydratase has product MTMKGKGRSNNLTRGEARAPHRSLLKGLGFTSEEMDRPIIGIANSFNEIIPGHVHLKNLVQAVKDGIRMAGGVPMEFNTIGICDGLAMNHIGMKFSLVTRNIIADSIEAVAMATPFDAIVFMPNCDKVVPGMLIAAARLNIPSIFVSGGAMLAGVYKGKKIGLSNVFEAVGEYEAGLITKRELNSVEEMACPTCGSCAGMYTANTMNCLTEALGLGLPGNGTVPAVFSERIRLAKKAGMQIMEVLKADVRPKDILTREAFENAVAMDMALGGSSNTALHLPAIAHEAGIKLTLEDFNEIAKITPQLCKLSPSGEHFIEDLYRAGGVTGVMKRMLENGRLHENTKTVALRTQGELAKEAFINDDDVIKPWNKPAYKTGGIAVLKGNLAPDGCVVKEGAVDPEMLQHTGPAKVFNSEEEAVEAIVGGKIIAGDVVIIRYEGPKGGPGMREMLSPTAMIAGMGLDKDVALITDGRFSGATRGASIGHVSPEAASGGNIAIVQDGDIIEIDIPSRTINIKISDEEIEARKAKLEPFKIEVKGYLRKYAMHVSSADRGAIEILD; this is encoded by the coding sequence ATGACAATGAAAGGAAAAGGAAGAAGTAACAACTTGACAAGAGGAGAGGCTAGAGCTCCACACAGATCGCTTTTGAAAGGGTTAGGATTTACAAGTGAGGAAATGGATCGTCCAATTATTGGGATTGCTAATTCATTTAATGAAATTATACCGGGGCATGTTCATTTGAAAAATTTGGTTCAGGCTGTGAAGGATGGTATAAGAATGGCTGGAGGAGTTCCAATGGAATTTAATACAATTGGAATTTGTGATGGACTTGCAATGAATCATATTGGAATGAAATTTTCACTGGTAACAAGAAACATAATCGCAGATTCAATTGAAGCAGTTGCAATGGCTACTCCATTTGATGCGATTGTATTTATGCCAAACTGTGATAAGGTAGTGCCTGGAATGTTAATTGCAGCTGCAAGACTAAATATACCTTCAATATTTGTAAGTGGAGGAGCGATGCTTGCGGGAGTGTATAAAGGAAAGAAGATAGGGCTTAGTAATGTGTTTGAAGCAGTTGGAGAATATGAAGCTGGATTAATAACTAAAAGAGAACTTAATTCTGTTGAAGAAATGGCATGTCCGACTTGCGGATCTTGTGCAGGAATGTATACAGCAAATACAATGAACTGTTTAACAGAAGCACTTGGACTAGGGCTTCCAGGAAATGGAACTGTACCAGCGGTATTTTCAGAAAGGATACGGCTTGCTAAAAAAGCTGGGATGCAAATTATGGAAGTATTGAAAGCAGATGTTCGTCCAAAAGATATTTTGACAAGAGAAGCATTTGAAAATGCGGTTGCAATGGATATGGCTCTTGGTGGATCATCAAATACCGCTCTACACTTGCCAGCGATAGCACATGAAGCAGGAATAAAATTGACATTGGAGGATTTTAATGAAATTGCAAAAATAACTCCGCAATTGTGTAAATTATCGCCATCTGGAGAACATTTTATAGAAGACTTGTATAGAGCGGGTGGAGTAACAGGAGTCATGAAAAGAATGCTTGAAAATGGAAGATTGCATGAAAATACAAAAACTGTAGCATTGCGTACTCAAGGAGAACTTGCAAAAGAAGCATTTATAAATGATGATGATGTAATCAAGCCTTGGAATAAGCCAGCCTACAAAACTGGTGGAATTGCAGTATTAAAAGGAAATTTGGCACCAGATGGCTGCGTTGTTAAAGAAGGGGCGGTAGATCCAGAAATGTTGCAGCATACGGGACCAGCGAAAGTATTTAATAGTGAGGAAGAAGCAGTTGAAGCAATTGTTGGTGGAAAAATTATAGCAGGAGACGTTGTAATTATTAGATATGAAGGACCAAAAGGCGGACCAGGAATGAGAGAAATGTTATCGCCGACAGCGATGATTGCTGGAATGGGACTTGATAAAGATGTTGCATTGATTACAGATGGAAGATTTTCAGGAGCGACAAGAGGAGCTTCAATTGGACATGTTTCGCCAGAGGCCGCTTCGGGTGGAAATATTGCTATAGTTCAAGATGGAGATATTATTGAAATTGATATTCCAAGCAGAACAATAAATATAAAAATTTCGGATGAAGAAATTGAAGCAAGAAAAGCTAAATTGGAGCCATTCAAAATTGAAGTAAAAGGGTATTTGAGAAAATATGCAATGCACGTGTCTTCTGCGGATAGAGGGGCTATTGAGATATTGGATTAA
- a CDS encoding alpha/beta hydrolase yields MGNGGESKVLNIELTQEKIKSIVNVTYSQPVSYFRKNIKLEMDILKPSREGKFPTVLFVTGGSFAHSYKENYLQQRIEIVKAGYVVASMEYRTIPDGVFPQSVEDVKAAIRFLKANADEYGIDKERIAIMGDSAGGYLVAMAGATNGTRDFDKGENLSENSDIKAVIDIYGVTDFGEVDFEIPDDIDEGYRAILLSVKFWLNDVRNDIKVTNPISYISDKTPPFLLMHGDADTLVPPIHTEKLHKALIEKGIESTRYVVTGAGHSDEYWFQPEIVNIIIEFLNEKIKNV; encoded by the coding sequence ATGGGAAATGGTGGAGAAAGTAAAGTTTTAAATATTGAGTTGACACAGGAAAAGATAAAATCAATAGTGAATGTTACTTATTCACAGCCAGTCAGCTATTTTAGAAAAAATATAAAATTGGAAATGGATATTTTGAAACCTAGTAGGGAAGGGAAATTTCCAACAGTGCTGTTTGTAACAGGTGGTTCATTTGCACATAGTTACAAGGAAAATTATTTACAGCAAAGAATTGAAATTGTAAAGGCTGGTTATGTGGTTGCGAGCATGGAATATAGAACTATTCCTGATGGAGTTTTTCCGCAAAGTGTGGAAGATGTAAAGGCGGCAATCAGATTCTTGAAGGCTAATGCTGATGAATATGGTATAGATAAGGAAAGAATAGCTATAATGGGTGATTCTGCTGGTGGATATCTTGTAGCAATGGCTGGAGCGACAAATGGAACAAGAGATTTTGACAAAGGTGAAAATTTATCTGAAAATAGCGATATAAAGGCAGTTATTGATATTTATGGAGTAACAGACTTTGGAGAAGTGGATTTTGAAATTCCAGATGATATTGATGAAGGTTACAGAGCAATATTATTATCAGTGAAATTTTGGCTAAATGATGTAAGAAATGATATAAAAGTAACAAACCCAATATCGTATATTTCTGACAAAACACCACCATTCCTATTGATGCACGGAGATGCAGACACTTTAGTCCCTCCAATCCATACAGAAAAACTTCACAAGGCATTAATTGAAAAAGGGATAGAATCAACAAGATATGTAGTAACTGGGGCAGGACATTCTGATGAATACTGGTTTCAGCCAGAAATTGTAAATATAATAATAGAGTTTTTAAATGAAAAGATAAAAAATGTCTAA